A region from the Rufibacter sp. DG15C genome encodes:
- a CDS encoding T9SS type A sorting domain-containing protein yields MRKPLLYRLGISFPLFLVLLASLCAGATPRTAGPANFSPIKNGVYTNQFWGIAFLTGPPQKPGNIVASAMLCSDGIVYFSVPIQVGVYGFIWSLPNGWAILSGQGTNRIQVQLRANTFGVISVYAPNELGDSPPATLAWPSDMGPAIGNTVTGEQEVCAGATASLLTGGIPAGGPYTYRWERSTAGSSSGYTPAAGVNNSKDYSPGALAVTIWFRRKIITTDGCEAASNTVKVAVSAPPIKPSIVREGNTLTSSVAGASYQWILNGNNLSATTKELVIAASGSYQVRVVSEKGCLSAISNPQQFNLQPTGIKSDSEWKAFHLVPNPSGGRVGLETDRPWFKAELMVIDAMGKVIYKEFFQSISTKEEIDLGNLPIGSYSVQIRSGEAMISRRLLIAR; encoded by the coding sequence ATGAGAAAACCATTACTTTATCGCCTAGGGATCTCATTCCCCTTGTTCCTAGTTTTGCTTGCATCCTTGTGTGCAGGGGCAACCCCCCGTACCGCCGGGCCTGCCAATTTCTCACCCATTAAGAATGGCGTCTATACAAACCAATTTTGGGGTATTGCTTTTTTGACAGGCCCTCCTCAGAAACCTGGTAACATAGTAGCGAGCGCTATGTTGTGCTCGGATGGGATAGTCTACTTCAGCGTACCTATCCAAGTTGGCGTATATGGTTTTATCTGGTCACTCCCAAACGGCTGGGCCATACTCTCTGGGCAGGGCACAAACAGGATCCAAGTGCAGTTGCGGGCTAATACTTTCGGGGTAATATCCGTCTATGCGCCCAACGAATTGGGCGACAGCCCGCCCGCCACCCTGGCATGGCCCAGTGACATGGGGCCAGCCATTGGGAATACCGTAACAGGAGAGCAGGAGGTTTGTGCCGGAGCTACAGCCTCTTTATTGACTGGCGGGATACCTGCCGGAGGACCCTACACATACCGCTGGGAGAGAAGTACCGCAGGAAGTTCCAGCGGATACACCCCGGCTGCGGGAGTCAACAACTCTAAGGACTACTCACCCGGCGCACTTGCGGTCACCATCTGGTTCCGGCGGAAGATCATCACCACAGACGGCTGCGAGGCGGCAAGCAACACAGTGAAAGTAGCGGTTTCGGCTCCGCCTATCAAGCCTTCAATTGTCAGGGAGGGGAATACACTCACCTCCAGCGTAGCCGGCGCCTCTTATCAGTGGATCTTAAATGGCAACAACCTTTCCGCCACGACGAAGGAATTGGTCATTGCTGCAAGCGGGTCCTATCAGGTTCGAGTAGTTTCTGAAAAAGGCTGTCTCTCTGCTATCTCTAACCCTCAACAGTTCAACTTACAACCGACAGGCATTAAAAGTGATAGTGAATGGAAAGCTTTTCACCTTGTGCCGAACCCAAGTGGAGGAAGGGTGGGCTTAGAGACGGACAGGCCGTGGTTCAAGGCAGAACTGATGGTGATTGACGCCATGGGCAAGGTCATTTACAAAGAGTTTTTCCAATCTATAAGTACTAAAGAGGAGATTGACTTGGGCAATCTGCCAATTGGCTCTTATTCCGTCCAAATCCGCTCGGGAGAAGCAATGATCTCAAGACGCCTTCTCATCGCCAGGTAA